From a single Gimesia fumaroli genomic region:
- a CDS encoding cation:proton antiporter, with the protein MNFFDIAGILVALAAAFAFINHKLLKLPTTVGLMLLAMLHAIILLLIDRFVPGATVLTAAETLIGSIDFDQTLMQGMLGYLLFAGALHVNLNDLKEQTAAIALLATIGVLATTFIVGGLTYVITGWLGIEVRFIYCLLFGSIVAPTDPIAVLGIFKSLGAPKSLETKIAGESLFNDGVGVVVFIALLGIAGLGGHGESPEDLTKPDASHRVVQQSEQEHPHDVQAGSEVTETNASDVAKLFALEAGGGIALGFVLGLLAFFMLRSIDHYATEILISLAMVTGGYALAMKLHLSGPLAMVVAGLILGNHGRTLAMSDKTRQHLDTFWELVDELLNAVLFVLIGLEVLVLSFQEKYLLAGALAIPAVLLARFLSVGTVITALKKATGREFTPHAIKVMTWGGLRGGISVALALSLKEEIHARQSQYDNIGELILTMTYVVVAFSILVGGLTIGPMLSRMGLTGQSKTDAH; encoded by the coding sequence ATGAACTTCTTCGATATCGCCGGCATCCTCGTGGCCCTCGCAGCGGCCTTCGCATTCATCAACCACAAACTGCTCAAGCTGCCGACGACGGTAGGCCTGATGCTGCTGGCAATGCTGCATGCAATCATCCTGCTGCTGATTGATCGGTTCGTACCCGGGGCGACCGTGCTCACCGCGGCCGAGACGCTCATCGGCTCGATCGATTTCGATCAGACGCTGATGCAGGGCATGCTCGGCTATCTGCTCTTTGCCGGGGCGTTGCATGTCAACCTCAACGACCTCAAGGAACAAACCGCGGCCATCGCCCTGCTCGCGACCATCGGCGTCCTCGCGACAACATTCATCGTCGGCGGGCTCACCTACGTCATCACCGGCTGGCTCGGCATCGAGGTCCGCTTCATCTACTGCCTGCTCTTCGGCTCGATCGTCGCCCCCACCGACCCGATCGCAGTCCTGGGGATCTTCAAGAGCCTCGGCGCACCCAAGTCGCTGGAAACCAAGATCGCGGGTGAGTCACTGTTTAACGATGGCGTCGGCGTGGTGGTGTTTATTGCGCTCCTGGGCATCGCGGGGCTGGGTGGGCATGGCGAGTCGCCTGAAGACTTAACTAAGCCGGATGCGTCCCATCGTGTCGTTCAGCAGAGCGAACAAGAACATCCGCACGATGTTCAAGCAGGCAGCGAGGTGACGGAGACGAACGCAAGCGACGTCGCGAAGCTCTTCGCCCTCGAAGCTGGCGGCGGGATTGCGCTGGGCTTTGTGCTGGGGCTGCTCGCGTTCTTTATGTTACGATCCATTGATCACTACGCGACGGAGATTTTGATTTCGCTGGCGATGGTGACGGGCGGGTATGCACTGGCGATGAAGCTGCATCTGTCGGGGCCGTTGGCGATGGTGGTCGCGGGGCTGATCCTGGGGAACCATGGCCGAACGCTGGCGATGTCCGACAAAACGCGCCAGCACCTGGACACGTTCTGGGAGTTGGTGGACGAGCTTCTGAATGCGGTGCTGTTTGTGCTGATCGGGCTGGAGGTCCTGGTGCTGTCGTTCCAGGAGAAATATCTGCTGGCCGGGGCGCTGGCAATCCCCGCGGTGCTACTGGCGCGGTTCCTGTCCGTGGGCACGGTGATCACCGCCCTGAAGAAGGCGACCGGCCGGGAATTCACGCCACACGCGATTAAGGTCATGACCTGGGGCGGCCTGCGCGGCGGGATCAGTGTTGCACTCGCGCTCTCGCTCAAGGAAGAAATTCACGCCCGGCAATCACAGTACGACAACATCGGCGAACTCATCCTGACCATGACCTACGTCGTCGTCGCCTTCTCAATCCTCGTCGGCGGACTGACCATTGGGCCGATGCTGAGCCGGATGGGGCTTACAGGGCAGAGCAAAACAGACGCCCACTAA